The Pan troglodytes isolate AG18354 chromosome 8, NHGRI_mPanTro3-v2.0_pri, whole genome shotgun sequence genome window below encodes:
- the BBIP1 gene encoding BBSome-interacting protein 1 isoform X2, giving the protein MAEVKSMFREVLPKQGPLFVEDITTMVLCKPKLLPLKSLTLEKLEKMHQAAQNTIRQQEMAEKDQRQITH; this is encoded by the exons ATGGCGGAAGTGAAGTCAATGTTCCGGGAAGTTCTTCCAAAGCAAG GGCCATTGTTTGTGGAAGATATAACGACAATGGTGCTGTGTAAACCCAAACTTTTACCCTTAAAATCTCTGACTCtggaaaaactagagaaaatgcATCAAGCAGCACAGAATACAATTCGCCAACAAGAAATGGCAGAAAAGGATCAACGGCAAATAACCCACTGA
- the BBIP1 gene encoding BBSome-interacting protein 1, with protein MLKAAAKRPELSGKNTISNNSDMAEVKSMFREVLPKQGPLFVEDITTMVLCKPKLLPLKSLTLEKLEKMHQAAQNTIRQQEMAEKDQRQITH; from the exons ATGCTTAAAGCTGCAGCAAAAAGACCAGAACTTTCAG GAAAAAACACTATATCCAACAACTCAGATATGGCGGAAGTGAAGTCAATGTTCCGGGAAGTTCTTCCAAAGCAAG GGCCATTGTTTGTGGAAGATATAACGACAATGGTGCTGTGTAAACCCAAACTTTTACCCTTAAAATCTCTGACTCtggaaaaactagagaaaatgcATCAAGCAGCACAGAATACAATTCGCCAACAAGAAATGGCAGAAAAGGATCAACGGCAAATAACCCACTGA